A single Candidatus Afararchaeum irisae DNA region contains:
- a CDS encoding AIM24 family protein — translation MELESFVESNSTTETEDEFELENKKVLDIEVDGSVMTKAGAMVAYEGDLSFTGKSSAEGGITGFLKEAATSEGTPVMKVEGQGHVYVADQGKKIQTLSLDSDEAISVNGNDVLAFEDSVEYEIGTIGSVGGASAAGLTNVYLSGPGTVAITTHGEPLVLTPPVNTDPDATVAWSDNLSPSIDTDRSLSDAVGQSSGETYQMAFEGSSGFVVVQPFEETVSRTQ, via the coding sequence ATGGAGCTAGAGAGCTTCGTCGAGTCGAACTCGACAACTGAGACCGAGGATGAGTTCGAGCTTGAGAACAAGAAGGTTCTCGACATAGAAGTCGACGGGAGTGTGATGACGAAAGCCGGAGCTATGGTCGCATACGAGGGAGACCTGTCGTTCACGGGCAAGTCGTCTGCCGAGGGAGGAATAACGGGTTTCCTGAAGGAGGCAGCCACGAGCGAGGGAACGCCGGTGATGAAGGTCGAGGGACAGGGTCATGTCTACGTCGCAGACCAGGGGAAGAAGATACAGACGCTCTCTCTCGACTCCGACGAGGCAATCTCAGTAAACGGAAACGACGTTCTCGCGTTCGAGGACTCAGTCGAGTACGAGATAGGTACAATCGGAAGCGTCGGCGGCGCGTCGGCGGCGGGTCTCACGAACGTCTACCTCTCGGGACCGGGAACCGTAGCCATAACTACACACGGCGAGCCTCTGGTTCTGACGCCGCCGGTGAACACCGACCCCGACGCTACCGTAGCATGGAGCGATAACCTGTCCCCGAGCATAGACACAGACAGGAGCCTGAGCGACGCTGTCGGACAGTCGTCGGGTGAGACCTACCAGATGGCTTTCGAGGGAAGCTCGGGCTTCGTCGTCGTACAGCCCTTCGAGGAGACTGTCAGCAGAACCCAGTGA
- a CDS encoding ScpA family protein, with amino-acid sequence MKRKQPQKPTETDTDGEGDAETSQDAIDEPVDVLVNLAEEGEIDPWDIDIPRVTDKFLERIDSSDLIRTGKALLYASVLLRMKSDYVVDAEDEDEDEESHDDGDEEPALFHVDSSHDESGSVPGNGNDPVDSLEAEMERRLERKTTRRNAHPETLDELVRELRERERKRVWKQRREYDTTSPSSSAAYSAPVSSGARPREPGTTQDAVETAHEDDIEDEIERVSERLATEFERRDEVLFRELIAGVSSKSKAINTYLSLLFLSSRGEVSLEQDEFYGDLWVKDID; translated from the coding sequence ATGAAGAGGAAACAGCCCCAGAAGCCGACTGAGACCGACACCGACGGCGAAGGAGACGCCGAGACGTCACAAGACGCGATAGACGAGCCCGTAGACGTCCTCGTGAACCTCGCCGAGGAGGGTGAGATAGATCCGTGGGACATCGACATACCCCGTGTCACCGACAAGTTCCTCGAAAGGATCGACTCCAGCGACCTCATACGAACCGGGAAGGCTCTCCTCTATGCGAGTGTCTTACTCCGTATGAAGAGCGACTACGTCGTCGACGCCGAGGACGAAGACGAGGACGAGGAGAGTCACGACGACGGCGACGAAGAGCCCGCTCTCTTCCACGTAGACTCCTCACACGACGAGAGCGGCTCAGTACCGGGGAACGGGAACGACCCTGTCGACAGCCTCGAAGCCGAGATGGAGAGACGTCTCGAACGGAAGACTACGAGGAGGAACGCACATCCCGAGACACTCGACGAGCTAGTACGTGAGCTGAGGGAGAGGGAGAGGAAACGCGTCTGGAAACAGAGACGTGAGTACGACACTACGTCGCCGTCGTCATCCGCGGCGTACTCGGCTCCCGTGTCATCCGGCGCGCGACCGCGTGAGCCCGGGACGACTCAGGACGCAGTCGAGACAGCACACGAGGACGACATAGAGGATGAGATAGAGAGAGTCTCCGAACGCCTCGCTACCGAGTTCGAGAGACGTGACGAGGTTCTCTTCCGTGAACTCATCGCGGGCGTAAGCTCGAAGTCGAAAGCCATCAACACGTACCTCAGCCTCCTATTCCTCTCCTCACGTGGCGAGGTCAGTCTCGAACAGGACGAGTTCTACGGAGACCTCTGGGTGAAAGACATCGACTGA